CTCTCAGGCAGGCTGGGAGAAATCTGGTTCAAAGGAAACTCacactttgctttttctttctcctcccagctcctgctgcagcaatTCAAAACCATGCATTTGGAAAACATGTCTTAATGCAGGACAGGGCTGGAAACTGGAATAACAGAGGGATGGGAATCAAAGGGACCAGGAAGTGGGAAAAGATAAAAAAGGGTAAGAAGATGGCTTTGGCCTACATAAGCCAAGAGGAAGTTTGTGACAAGCCACCAGTATTCAGACTCTGACTGTCACAGGAACTCATGCAAACTTTGGGGGAAAAGTGATGCCTTGGGTatgtggggtgggggcagctgaTTTGAGATACCTTGAGGCAAGAAAATACATAGGGCTTGTAAGACCTGCTGTGGTTATAGCAAAAGTTTGTCAGCAACTGGGCTTTTAAGGCTCACCAAAAAAACTGGCGgataatgctaaaaataaaagagCACAACAGACAGACCTCTCTGGTCAGGCCCAAACTGCAGGTGAGCAGGAAGCCTTTGCTTGCTGTGAGACAGAGCTCTCGGCAGCCGGGGAAACCAGAAACCATCTGCAGCATGACAGCAGGTCACCTGCACCCGTTCTTCTACATGTTGCTGCTGGAGACCCTCTCTGCTTGTCAATGCAAACACAGGCATGGCTACATGAACACAGGAAGATTTATCTTGTCAGCCCCTGAGGACACTAAAGGGCTTTAACTGCCGAGACCAGCCTCTCCCCCAGAGCTCCACCCATGCATCCTCTGCCCATGGCCTCAGAGCCCCGTTGAAGCTCAAACTTGGCCTGAGCTTTGCTGGAGGTGTACCTATCTCCAACCCTGTCCCCTGCCCATCCTGGGGGGCTTCCCATCCCATCACTGCATCCACCTCAGCCCTGACTCTTTACCTCACCTTGTCTGATGGTTGTGGGGCTGTTATGTGGCTGAGCCCCTCACTTTCCCCACCCCTGCTCAGGTGTTGCCTGTATTGGTGTAACCCTTGGCTTCTAGCTAGTCCTCCCCATGGAAAGCAGCCCATGCAGCTTTCTGATATTTATCTCCCTGCTTTCAAGGGCAGTAATAAGTACAAAAGTCACAACAACACATCAGGCAGGAGGAAAGTAGGAGACAAATGGGAACACAGTCAACCTTATCATCATAGGTGGAGTAAAGTTTCCACTGTCAgcataaaatgaattaaaatcctTCTTGAGGGTGAAGATAAGCATACAGTTTAGATATTTGATGATATTATGGCCACCTTATATAATTCCCAGTGTAAATCTAGGTAAAGGACTCAAAGTTCACGCAGCAACTCATAGACTAAAAGCTGCAAGGCAAAAATCCAGCAGCCTTGGGATATGCACATGAGCAGTTCATGCGAATGGCAGGCTGGAGAACTGGATGGGGAAGGCCCTTGGGATTACAGAATTTAAAGCACCAGGAAATGTTACAAGGGACCTCAGATTGCCAGCTTCTTCTCTGCCCTAGCTAGTTAAAATTTTCTCTTAAGCCTGTTAAATTTTAGCTATGGTTGTTGGATTAGAAACCCATTACGGTATCATTAATCTCTACATCGTTACTGCTTTACCTCATACGGCCTTGCCACTATGCAGATAAGAGCACAGTCGGAGATCAGGTAAGCATTGCACCGAGTGAGGCTAACCCTGGCCTCGGCTGGGACTGGAAAATGGTCTCTCATGCTCCCAGTAAGCACATGCCCAGCCATCAGTGCTCCCCTTCCCTTACCTAACTGGTGCCATTCGTTATTGCTCTCCATTGTAGGAAGGTTTGACTTTGGTAGCAACCTCAGTTGGTCTGTTTGGTCTCACTGGGGATAAAACCCACTGATGGTCATGATGTCCTGGCTCCACTGACTTTGGTGAAGGGCTTGCGTGACTGTCTTCTCAATTCGAATGTAGCCAAGTAAAATCCCAGCTCTGTTTTTGATCCCCCAAAACATGTTagtcctgctgctctctgcagagtaCTAGGCAGTGCATTTCAGGCTGTCTAACTCAGTCCCCTTTGATTTCTACTGCATGacttattttctctcattttctagACTGAACTGCTGAAAGGCTGTTTTGCCCCAGAggtctctgtatttcagctatAAGCGAAGTGAAACCTGGATCATTTATCAGAATCAAAGTATACGAGTAGTCCATTGGTTTGCAAATTCATGTAAGATAACTTTGATTGTGTTACTAATAAGCAGGTCATGCTGTTGCTACACAAAAACATACCAAAGAATGCAAAGCTGTACAGTTAGCAGCAGCTGAGCGCTTGGGAGAGCACATGAGTTCCCTGGGAAAAAAGAAGCCCTTCTCCTATCTCTCTCACCCTTGCTGCTGCTCCATCCATCACGAAGAAGGGAATATTTGTTAAACTGAAAAATACTATACCATTGTTATGAAAAGTGCGTTGAAAACGGGTGATGGGCATTTCCGCTCTGGAAAACTATGCCCAATAGTTCACTACCTTGTCCAATAAAGATGCCTGCCAGAGGTACAGTGGCAATAATTAATGACTGTGACGTCAAAACAAGGTCACCAGTGGAGACAGTTTGCCAATTCATCAGTGGCATTGCTGTTCTGACGAACCTCCCCATCACCGTTACGCCAGTGGGAAGCTTACGTATGAGCAAAACATTCCAGATAGGTTTGATTATCTCTTTCAATAGTGGGGAAATATCTTAAATAAGCAGCGTCCCTGCCTCCATCAACCCACTCTCCTAATCAGCGTTTGAGATTTTGGCCACAGGAACAGTGAAGACCTGATGAAGCCCCTGCTGGGCAGGGACACTGAGCAAGAACTTGGGACCTGGGGGAGAGGGTTGGTCTGGGGGATGAAAGGAGTGAATGTGAAGCTGTGAAAGTCTCAGGGTGTGGCTGAGTCTTGGTTACAGCCCATAACCCTTGGCTAGGGTCTCTGCATACACAAGGAATGTAGTTTACAAGGCCAGAGTTTCCAAAGCAGCAATGGAGCAGGCTGTACAGAGACATGGATGAAATTACAGTTATCTGATTTGTTATAATTAATCACAACATTCATTCTGTCTTACACTCTGAATCACTTTACTCTTAAACCACTTTCATCATCCGTCAACCTTGAAGTACCCGCAAACTGAAGTACAGGGATTACTAATTGTTCTTTATGACTGTaataatgctgttttctttttatcctgCCAAACAAAATCAAAGGGAGAGAGATGAGGACAGTTTTTATCTTTCCAGCAAAATGATACCAGGCTTTGAAAGCTGAGAAAGACTAAAAGTGCCAAAGGCATGTACAGCAGGGAGCAATAAAATGTGACAAAAAGCATCAATGCTGGCGGCCCTGGATGGCAgctgtgggaggggaagagggaagaaaaggagaaggagggggaaacCAAGGGATGTGGAGCATTTTATAATGATTAAATCGAGAAAACTTGTCTGTGTCACCTTTCACCATCCACAAACAGAAGGTACACAGGATTATAAGGTGTGGTTACGGCTTGGTGATGATTTGTTTTCTCGGAAACTATTCAAAAACGAGGGAAAGCCTAGCTGCTTCCCCTTTTTGTGTGGATGCTGAAGAGCATAAAGATAGGACATGTACTGAAGCTCTGGCATAACCATTTTCTGGCAGGGTCTCAGAGACATGTTGTCTAAGTCTTGGTTGAGGTTATAACTGAGGATATTTGCAGCCCCTGACTGGAAAGGCATGAGAGCTTTGTCCTTGATACGAGTCTTCTCTACTGGCTTCTGATCTGAGAGACAGGTCTCCATGAGTTCCTTCTGTCTTGCTCGCAAGTGATTCACCTCCTTTTCCAGTTCCTCTAGTCCCATGGTCTCCTGAATTCTCTTCCAGAAGCTCTGGTTGAAGTGCAGGTAGAGTTTCCAGTCAAGTGAGCACCACACTTTAACCCTCTCCTTGCTTTCAGGAGTTAAGGTCTGGACAGTGTCCTTGCTTCTGGAATTGAGCTTAAAGTAAATCACATCATCTAGATCCCAGCATAAAGTGTGTTTCAAGAGGATCATGGACTCATCAAAGTAGTCTGCTATCAAGATCAGGTGGAAGTTCTGTTCAATCTCCTCCAAGACCACCTGGATGTAGCTTTCATTATCTTCTGCATTGTTGTCATAGCCAAAGTCAAACCACATGTTATTCTTGGcgtaaatgttttctttgtaattACCCTTATGGTAATAGTCCATTGGTGATGTCAAATACTCGTTCACATCCTTTGACATTCTGAAGGCAGGGGCAGCATCCTTGTAATAGACATAGGAAGATTCCAGCTGAGAAACTGGGTTCCTCAGGATGGAAAAGTAGAAGGTGTTCTCTGCCATCACTTTTTGCACCTGTTTAGGGGGAAAGAAGAGGAGCTGTTAGTCTGGAGACACTGCTTATTCAACAAGGTTTCTCAACAGGAGAACTCGGGAGCCATAGATCTTACCTCCAAATGGTTAAACCGTAGGTGATTGCACATGATATTGTAGTTTTGTCCTGTGGTTTGAAATTCCTCTACAAAGCTAGTCATGAAGGTCTCTGGATAGCCCAGGTGGACAAGCTGGCCAGCTGGGAGGGCTATGGTGAGGTTATGCTTCTCTGTGAACCGGAACAGGATGTTCAAGATGGTGCTGCTGGCAGTCTTGTGTGTCTTGAGGAACATGACATTAGTCTTGGCACGACAGGACGTGCGAGAGGTCACGAACTCTGCAGAGATCCTCCAGAATCTGCATGAACTTAACACATGGGGAAAACAATCTCAGCAGGCCTATAACCCACCTCTTACATCTGGCAATGCAGTTTTTATCCTAGCTCAGCTAACCAAaccacctcttttttttcttactgtgtaAGAAAATGTATGTAAGGTTTCAGGAGTCAAACCTGAGCAGGCTTTCCTTCTGATATTGCACTTGCAGCTGGTGCAAGTCACCAAACCAAACAAGCCCCATCCCTTAGCTCCAGATGTCAGACAGTCTTCTGCTTCCACTTGTCCTCACTTAccaggcagaggaggaaaggctCAAAGCTGTCAACTTGATCCCCTTTTCTATTTCTGTATGGCAGATTTTGCTCAAAAGAGCTGCACTTTGGCTAATTCAATCATTTACTTGCACGCCAAAATGTGGATCCAGGACCTAATTTTGGACCGCTGCCCTTTTAATGTTAGACTAAATCTCACGAGAGTTAAATGAAGTGTCACAGGTCAGATTCTTGCTTCCCTGTACAGATAAAGTCATGTAACCAGTTGCACTTGCTGAACTTACGGCAGAATGTTTTTATTCACATGAAAGAATCCAGACAGGAAGACAAGTCCCAGCCCAAGgttgaaaaaaaagagatatttgATATGCCTGGAAAGAAAGTAGAGTTTCAGTGAATCTTATCTAATAGAAGATAAACCTTTCCCCAGACAAGACACACCAAATTTCGCATGCTGTCCTCAGGACTTTTTATCACTGGGATCATTGTTTCTTCTTGATACCAGCCAGCTTTGGCTCCCCCAGCTGTATTAGTAATTCTGGTGCTTAAAATCACTGTCTTTTAATTTTGGCCTTCCACAACACACAAGCTACATCAAACAGAGCCTGCTAAACACTTCAGACAGCCTTCCGGTCTGTTCCTCtgcctttaatttttctttgctttttggtgTCTGGGGCTTTAGAGGTTAAGCATTTCATGCTTTTAAGCTTTTCTCAGCAGCTGCCAAGAGCTAGAAAATTACCACTTAATAGGGGTTATAGGGATTTCCTTAATAAAAAATCCCAGCTCCTCCTATGGTTTAACCATTTGGAGGTAAGATCCATGGCTCCTGAGTTCTGTTGAGAAACCTCGTTGAATAATGGCTCCAGAATATGGAGACCTAAAAGAAACACTGAACtgagattttcagaaaaaaaacccaaaaaacaacagACTAAAAACTCAACAGAACTGACAACAGACTAATTTCACCCTGCTTTCCAAACAAGAGGACTGCTTCCTCTCTGCGACCACATGCACACCTTTACCTCAATTACAGCTCCTCCTCCTAGCCCGGGCACTTACGCTCAGCATTACCCATGTCTCCCTCAGGTTTTCATCAGATTGTCTCCCCTTGCTCGGACTTTAATTTGTCTAAGCTCAGAGATGGCAGTCTGGACCGGGCACCTTATCTACTCATGGCCACTGTTTTGCTTGAAGAATGAAAAGGGGTGAGTGAAACCCTTTGATTTGACCCTAATTAGGCACCCACATCATCAGTTCATTATAGCTGACATAGGATATTTCAAAGGGTTGATGTCATTTGCTGATCAACTACTAACCAAAAGGAACTTTTCACCAACAGACTTGAGCTGGGTTCTCTCACCTTAAACATTTTTTAACTCAGTGTGAACTCCATATTTTAAGCTATGTTTTCCAAAATGCAGTGGACCGGGCTTGGGCTTTAAGTTGTTTTGAGTAGAAACATTCTCATTTACAGAATGGGACAATCATAATCCTGTTTCCTACTATTCCATATGAACAACGAAGCCAGCACCTCAGTGCTCATGAGGCTCAGCTGGCATCACAGTGACTGCTGGTAGGAAGCCTGAGAGCCAGGTAATGAAATTAGTTGCAAAATTTGGATAACATGCACACGTAACCAGTGGATAAAAGGCAATACTGAATATCTGCCTTCTTCCTGGAATGCTGTCCATCACAGGGAAGCTGTCCATCATGGACCCACAGCAAAAATGGGGTGTTCTGGGCCGTGAAAGACCTGAAAGACCCAAGTTACAACATGGAATATAGAGGTATTTgattgttggattttttttaataaaggtgaATTCTGCAACTTTTGCCTTACATTCTTCAATCAAATATGTGAGTATACATGAATGTAAAATTTGTATAAGCTGTCTTCTTTTGTAGTTGAGAAATAGGAATACCTGAATGGAGAAGACACCAGAGCCAAACAAGTCAGTTAGGTTTCTGTGCATGTGGGATCTGGTAGCAAGTGTCAGGCTAAACTAGCCAGTGAGTAGGCTGAGAGGACTGGGAGCTGGgtcccagagacagtgaagatctGGGAACCAAATCCTGGAGTGACTGAGGGGCTGGGAACCGGCTACCAAAGATATCGAGGGTCTTAGAGAGACCAGCGGTCTGGGAGCTGGATGCTGGGGAGACTCATGAAGGGGGTTTCCCTTGAGCACTCATCCTTAGAAAGCAGGTAAGCTATTTGTGCTGTCTGTGCTTATGCGGGTGCCTATAAAGGCACTGTGCTCCTGTCTGTGTTAATCTGAGTGTGTGTGCGTGAGCACCTGCACATGCACACTGGGAATTTGGGCTCAGCCTCACTGTTGCCTGGGCCTGGCAACAGGGTGAAGGAGCAGCCACTCATCCTGGCCAGCACAGGAGGGGAGGGCCCTTCAGCCCCTGGACTTGGCCACACTTTGCAGGAGCGTAGGGAGTGTCACAGCCTTCAGCATACCTTCCCAACCTGCACATGGGGTTTCACCCACTATTCCGCATTCACTGTCTTGGCACATTCCTGTAAAAGTCGGTATTGATCTAAAAGACCAGTCCTTTGCAATACACATACtactgtcacaggactgcaagtCTCTAACCAAGCCATTTCTAAAAACGAGTGAATGTGTTGGGCCAATAGACACCATTAACAATGCTGGGCTAAAATAATTCCTTCCTTTAGTCCCTTACAGAAAGACACATCCCACTTATCTACGAGCTCATTTGCTCTATTTAGAGCACAAATGTTGCAGATGAGTAGTGCAAATATCTGGTGTTACAGAAGACACACCTGATCTTTCATATGCTTACCGGTGAAATGCTATGAACAGTTAAAGCCATAACTAAGCAGAGTGATTTCATAACTGGCAGGCATAGCAGTGGAAATGTATAGAGCATGATGCACAGAATTCCTGCTgcaatattttcttccttcataACATGACAGCAAGGAACCTTTCACCTGGAGTACATGAAGCCTACTGTAACGGAGAGCAGGAGAGCACATTCAGAGTACCCTTTGCCAGTAAGCCACTAGCtattttataatttttgtttatttttatttacttcagaTTTTTGCTCCATAATACAGTCTTTTTCAAAGAAGGTTTAAGAGATAAAACCAGAATAGGAACTTTGAATAGAAATTATCTAATCGTGCACAGTGTGAAACTGCTCTGGAATTCCCTCGAGGTACCCCCTTGTGAGCTGACCAGACCCTTTAAAGACAAATTCTTCCAAGAAGCCTAAAAACTGTCACGGTTGTCAGCATGGCTGTCACCAGAGGTTCAGCTCTTCTTTCTGAGCTAAACTGTGACATCTtccaggagggaagaaaatgagaaaaactcCAAGGCAGTGTAACACTGGATGGCACTGAAAACCACAGCTCAGGTTGTAAATGTCCTTTTGACAAAATGGTAGCCCTTTGGATATGCTGCTATGGCTGCTTTAAGGTTTAGGAcaaaatttttgtttatttggatTAAACTGAAAATCAACAGACCTCTGAGGACCTGCATCGATGTAACAAGGTTCTTTCAAATTAAAAGACCTGGAATACAGCAAGAAACACTCATGGTGAAGTCAATCTTTACCCTGGAGCAAACTGTAACTAATTCTGTAGGTTATTAAGCACTTATACAGGTTACCTGAGCTATCTAAATTTGACCTttccacaaaaacatttttaactctGCAGCCATAATGTTTCTCCCCCTATGCCCTTACCTTGAAAGGTTTTTCATGTCCTGCTGCTGTGAGCTAGAAAATCTCTCCTTTGCAAAGCAACTCaaatgctcctttcctttatggGTGTCTTCAGCTCTCAGTGTGTAGGTGTGTCTATATCTAGCATCCCTTCTCTTCTATAAATGTCTGGCACAGGTAAGGACAAAGGGAGTGGCTAAGTGTTCCCAGGAGGTGGGTGGAAGTTAATAAGCTGTAAAAAGATCTGCCTTAGAAGGCAGGTTTTGCAACAGTTTTTCAGGGAAATAAGGACATAGCAGGACCCTTAGTGGGAAAGCCCCCTTCTCTTGAGAACACACATGCAGCATAAAGCCATGGATGAGGACACACAGGTACACCCGCACATAAACACGTTGTGCTCAGCTACCGGAGGGAggcatgggggggggagggaaatcatAGCCCCATGTGGGGCAGGATGCCTGCCTTGGAGGGTGGAAGGAAGCACCATATGGTCGTTCCGGTTTCATCTGCATGTCACCCTGTAGAGTGCTGTACACTCTCACACCGCTTGGCCACATAATGTCAGTGGCACTGGCCACAGCACCATACTGCCGATTCTTGCTTGGTGATTTAGGACTGTAATTCTCTACCAGACATCGTGGCAGCAAAACTGGAATAGGTGTTTACCTACTGGAAATTCCTCTTCATTTTAAGAAGCACCACTGGCTCAGAAACCCCTAGTCACAAGGCATTTAGGCTTCAAACACTTACTTGCCCCGTGAAAACCCAATTATTGTAACTGGAGGTGAGGAGCTTAGATACTTTGCTGTATCTGGGCCTTTGGGGGGAAAACTCCTGCCCTTAAACCAGGTGACTGTCATTTTATGGTTTGTCTATGAAGTGACTTCCTGGTGTTATTGATGACCATTATAACTTGCATTACACAGGAGTTTGAGATTCTACCAAGGCTCCTGTACACCAGCACTTCACAGACTGGGTCTCAGGGTACGAATCCCCCTGGGAGATCAGGACTTACCTTGCAGGTCTGGGGGGCAGAGTAATCCGTCCCCGCCATATGTTGGGCTAATGTCCTTGCTGCCTAGCTGGGGAAGGCAGAACCTGTGGGAGCTGGGCAGCCTCCAGCTGCTTCTGCACATCTGGGTGGGGAGCAATTCCAGGATATTTCATGCCAGGAATGGGTCTTGTGATACCTTGTGCTGCTATGATTATTCTGTTCACCTGCTGCCTTATCCTGGCACCATCTCCTGGCACAGAGGGATCTTTGCAAGATggcaagggaaggagggaggaagaaagcatgAAGAGGGGCTGGGCCATGCCTGGGAGCAGCCAGAAGCTTCGCGGTATCGTTCATCAGCAATGAAGACTCTGCCTGACCCCCATCTCCAACTCCCTCCACATACACACACCGTGCTGCAACCTCCCAGGCCCTAAGCACAGCAGAGGAATTTATGGTCAGGGCATGTAGTCGAAATGTTCCTAATTTGGGCAATATGAAGCTTACCCATGTCTCACAGGCTGGCATATGGCATTAAACAGATGCTTTTGGTCTTTTATGTCTATACCACTCCCATGCAACACCATCAGTTACGGTCTCCTTCCCTCACTCCTGCTGCAACCTTTCCAGTCCTTGTATGCTGGTAGCGTGCCAACCTGCCACACAAAACGGGCAATGCAGTGCTCGGCATTCTGATATCCTTCACCTAAGTTATTAAGTTATTAGAGTGCCCAGATAtacttcatttctttcctcttttaataACTGTTTCCTTGTCCCAGGTTCAGTGCTTAATAAGGTTCAGTGTTCAGCAAGGTACAGTGTTGCTTTCCACAAGTTTCTTAGTAGAATGGGACACAAAGCATCTTTTTAAGAATTTCTGGGGTTACTCCTGCATAGCGTCAGCTGCTACTGGCAGCCTGGCAGAAGGGTCGTGTTTAATTGAGTTCTTGCTCCTGTTACATTATACATGTCAGCTGTGTGATTTCTTTGTTCGGAGGCTGGTAGAGTCCACAAACACAAAAGAGCATTTTTTACACATTTAAACTTGATTCATTGCTCTTTCCTGTGGTGGTGTACAAGAACTGACGCACCCGTTCAGGTTTGGTTACCCAGAAAAATGTGGCTCTGTGCAGAAATACTTGGCTTACTTCTGAGCTCGCTTGCTCTAAGACTGGAAGTGGGGAAGAGCTGGCCCAGTTACCTGGGGCAGAATGCCTTCGCTGCCCATGCCCACCTGGTGAGAGGGAGTTCAAGTGCTTCCTAACTGTGTCATATCAACACCACTTCAAGGTGTTGAGCATATGCAGACACTTTGCATTATTCCGATATTTAAGTCCAcaccagaaaaaaatagaattatgGACAAGGAATTCCTACAACAATGATTCTCTacataaaacaaacacacacacatatactgtCCCTCGCTCCTTCTTCAGATAAAAATGAACCAATATTTGAAAGCATCATTGAAAAGCATAAATAGAAATGTAATGCTGGTAAGTTCCTAGAAAGATATTATAATTAATCCTATGATAACTCCTCCCTTCTGTTTCCTCTGGAAAAGTTGCTCTCCTGTTCAGCTGAGACTCAGTGAACTTTACATTGAACTGTCAGATCTCAGCATGTAGCGGAGATGGCTACATTTAACTGGGACAGAATTCCTCTTGCCACAGTATAAGGTTATCTGGCAGCTCTGAGTCTCTCCTGAGCTCTCTCTCCATAcatagctgtaaaaaaaaaaaggtcagtaaGGAAAGTTTCACTTCCCCAACAGAACCACTGTTTTAAACCTTTATGGTCAGTggtctagggggaaaaaaaaagaaaaaaatggagtagAAGAAAGGCAGGGAACATAAGCAGTTTGATGTGGAAAGAGAGTATCAGCCTAATTTGGCAGAGAGCTAACCATTTCTTCTTTAGTAATAGCATGAGCTTTCTGTATTTTTGCATCGCCTGATGCAGAGCTCCCATAAACAGCATAGCCTGCGTGCGTTTCACGTTCTGTCTTGTTTGCTAATGATGGCATGAATGACTCTGCTTAACCCTCTTTAACTAACTCTCTAACTACTAACTTTAACTATGGTAATCCTAGATTTCGGGTTGGACAAACAACTGTTTTGCACCAGATGTTATGACATGAAACTCTGCACAAATATAACATGTCTACACCCTCATCAGGTATGGATGAACGCCTTGCTCCAGGGACACCAGTAAGCTGATTCTGTGATACATCTAACTGAAAACGATACAGGAATGTTGTTGCTGGAATGCACCTGAGCTTGGTGACAGAGTTTAAGCCTTGGGCAGCCTCAATATGAATTTTCAAGGAACA
The sequence above is a segment of the Apteryx mantelli isolate bAptMan1 chromosome 9, bAptMan1.hap1, whole genome shotgun sequence genome. Coding sequences within it:
- the GAL3ST2 gene encoding galactose-3-O-sulfotransferase 2, which translates into the protein MGNAERLHILEPLFNEVSQQNSGAMDLTSKWHIKYLFFFNLGLGLVFLSGFFHVNKNILFWRISAEFVTSRTSCRAKTNVMFLKTHKTASSTILNILFRFTEKHNLTIALPAGQLVHLGYPETFMTSFVEEFQTTGQNYNIMCNHLRFNHLEVQKVMAENTFYFSILRNPVSQLESSYVYYKDAAPAFRMSKDVNEYLTSPMDYYHKGNYKENIYAKNNMWFDFGYDNNAEDNESYIQVVLEEIEQNFHLILIADYFDESMILLKHTLCWDLDDVIYFKLNSRSKDTVQTLTPESKERVKVWCSLDWKLYLHFNQSFWKRIQETMGLEELEKEVNHLRARQKELMETCLSDQKPVEKTRIKDKALMPFQSGAANILSYNLNQDLDNMSLRPCQKMVMPELQYMSYLYALQHPHKKGKQLGFPSFLNSFRENKSSPSRNHTL